From Equus przewalskii isolate Varuska chromosome 17, EquPr2, whole genome shotgun sequence, the proteins below share one genomic window:
- the RALB gene encoding ras-related protein Ral-B isoform X2 → MFVEDYEPTKADSYRKKVVLDGEEVQIDILDTAGQEDYAAIRDNYFRSGEGFLLVFSITEHESFTATAEFREQILRVKAEEDKIPLLVVGNKSDLEERRQVPIEEARSKAEEWGVQYVETSAKTRANVDKVFFDLMREIRAKKMSENKDKNGKKSSKNKKSFKERCCLL, encoded by the exons ATG TTTGTAGAAGACTATGAACCTACCAAAGCCGACAGTTACAGGAAGAAAGTGGTTCTCGATGGAGAGGAAGTGCAGATAGACATTCTGGACACGGCGGGACAGGAGGACTACGCAGCCATTCGCGACAACTACTTCCGGAGTGGCGAAGGCTTCCTCCTCGTGTTCTCCATCACGGAGCACGAGTCCTTCACAGCAACTGCCGAATTCAG GGAACAGATCCTCCGCGTTAAGGCTGAAGAAGATAAAATTCCATTGCTCGTCGTGGGAAACAAGTCTGACTTAGAGGAGCGGAGGCAGGTGCCCATCGAGGAGGCTAGGAGTAAAGCGGAGGAGTGGGGCGTACAGTACGTGGAGACGTCGGCTAAAACACGGGCCAACGTGGACAAG gTGTTCTTTGACCTAATGAGAGAAATCAGAGCAAAGAAGATGTCAGAAAACAAGGACAAGAATGGCAAGAAAAGCAGCAAGAACaagaaaagttttaaagagaGATGCTGCTTACTGTGA
- the RALB gene encoding ras-related protein Ral-B isoform X1 produces MATNKSKSQSSLALHKVIMVGSGGVGKSALTLQFMYDEFVEDYEPTKADSYRKKVVLDGEEVQIDILDTAGQEDYAAIRDNYFRSGEGFLLVFSITEHESFTATAEFREQILRVKAEEDKIPLLVVGNKSDLEERRQVPIEEARSKAEEWGVQYVETSAKTRANVDKVFFDLMREIRAKKMSENKDKNGKKSSKNKKSFKERCCLL; encoded by the exons ATGGCTACAAACAAGAGTAAGAGCCAGAGCTCCTTGGCCCTGCACAAGGTGATCATGGTCGGCAGTGGAGGGGTCGGCAAGTCGGCCCTGACGCTTCAGTTCATGTATGATGAG TTTGTAGAAGACTATGAACCTACCAAAGCCGACAGTTACAGGAAGAAAGTGGTTCTCGATGGAGAGGAAGTGCAGATAGACATTCTGGACACGGCGGGACAGGAGGACTACGCAGCCATTCGCGACAACTACTTCCGGAGTGGCGAAGGCTTCCTCCTCGTGTTCTCCATCACGGAGCACGAGTCCTTCACAGCAACTGCCGAATTCAG GGAACAGATCCTCCGCGTTAAGGCTGAAGAAGATAAAATTCCATTGCTCGTCGTGGGAAACAAGTCTGACTTAGAGGAGCGGAGGCAGGTGCCCATCGAGGAGGCTAGGAGTAAAGCGGAGGAGTGGGGCGTACAGTACGTGGAGACGTCGGCTAAAACACGGGCCAACGTGGACAAG gTGTTCTTTGACCTAATGAGAGAAATCAGAGCAAAGAAGATGTCAGAAAACAAGGACAAGAATGGCAAGAAAAGCAGCAAGAACaagaaaagttttaaagagaGATGCTGCTTACTGTGA